In Methanosphaera sp. WGK6, a single genomic region encodes these proteins:
- the purS gene encoding phosphoribosylformylglycinamidine synthase subunit PurS, translating to MNFNVEVKTSLKKGMLNPEASTIEKALALLNYEVKNTQTINIIKFTIDASDKEEALKQVDEMCQKLLCNPVIHDYEIIISGE from the coding sequence ATGAATTTTAATGTAGAAGTAAAAACAAGTTTAAAAAAGGGTATGTTAAATCCAGAAGCATCTACAATTGAAAAAGCATTAGCTTTATTAAATTATGAAGTTAAAAATACACAAACAATTAATATTATTAAATTCACAATTGATGCTTCAGATAAAGAAGAAGCTCTCAAACAAGTTGATGAAATGTGTCAAAAATTATTATGTAATCCTGTGATACATGATTATGAAATAATTATTAGTGGGGAATAA